The Gloeocapsa sp. DLM2.Bin57 nucleotide sequence TGTAAACGTTGAGGATAATCCCTAATCTCTGCTTCTAATTCTTTGTCAACTCCTTGGAAGAGTAAAACAGGATGTTGATCTTCTGATGATGATGCTATCTCTAGAAATTGTTGATATACTTTCTCTTGATCAAATTTTGATTGAGATATGAGAGAGGGTAATTTAATCCTATCTGACTTCGGTAAAAGTAAACAGGCGGTACTTACAGCTAAAGGTAACATTAGCTGACGTCTCTTTAAAGGCATATTTTCAGTTCATTTTACACATTGGCTTGGGTTAATTCCCGAAAGCGAATTTCATCGCGATAAGGATCAACGCGGATAACCTGTAATTCTAGGCGATCGCCTAAAGAGACATTTTTTTCAAAACGATGAGGTAATTCTATACCGAGATCTTCTAACATTACCAAGGCGAGATTTTCATCTTCTCGTAACCAACGTAAGACCAAAACTTGCCAGACTCCCTCGGGTTGACGACGCAAAAATTCTAGACTCCAATAACGATTAGTTTGACGTTCCACACTAGAAGCTTCTTTCACTGAATCAATTACACTAAAGAGAATTTCCTGCATTTTATCTTCAGAAAAAGGTAAAGGATCTCCCCTTAAATAGGCTTTGAGTTGAAAATGTGCCAGTAAATCGGTATAACGACGAATAGGAGAGGTGACCTGAATATAACTATTTAACCCTAAACTAGCGTGACGACCAGGATTAAGACTAATTTCGCTCCTTGGCATACAACGACGTAGAGCACAATACCTTACAGGTCCTGGTGGTAAGATGATTAATTCTTGTTCTGAAGGTAGTTCAGGTTGGGGTTGGCTGCGAAAAGGAACGGGTAAATTATGATCCTGACAGTAGCGTCCTCCCACTTCTCCTGCGAGAATCATCATTTCTGCTACTAGTTGACGAGAAAGAGAGTTATCTAATAACTTAATAATAATTTCATCTTCAGTAGTTACTTTAATCGAAGATTCAGGCATTAAAATATTGATAGAACCCTGTTGGGTGCGCCATTGTTGGCGTTTTTTCGCCGAAGCGCCTAAATTAGTAATTTCTGGTTCTGCTGCTATGTTCAATTGCAACATCTCATCTACGTCTTCATAGGTCAGACGATAGGTAGGCTTGATTAAACTAGCATGAATACAATAATCTAACACTGCTCCTGCATCATCTAACACTACACCAAAACTCAAAGCGGGACAGATTTTACCCTGTACTAAACTCATTGGTCCTGTAGCTAGTTCAGTAGGAAACATAGAAATCATTCCCGTGGGTAGATAGAGAGTAGTACTTCTCCGTCTAGCTTCTAAATCTAGTTCATCTCCAGGAGAAAGTAACCTAGTGGGGTCAGCGATATGTATCCAGATTCTATATTGGTCAGAGTTAATCTGTTCTACACTTAAACCGTCGTCAATTTCTTGGGTACTTTCATCATCTATGGTGTAAACCTTGAGATGGGTTAAATCTAAACGGTTTTGGTCTGGATCTACAGGAGGTGAGTTAAGGTATGTTTGCGCCACAGAAAGAACCTTTTGTGAGAAATGGGCGGGGTAAGAACTGCGTCGCAGAAATAAATTTTCGTGTTTACTCCACCAACCTAGTTCTATTAGTAGGTTAACAACTTGCTCTGGGTTTGTGGGTTGTTCTAGTTCGTTAAGAATCTCTAAAGCATTGCGCGCTGACTGTTCTGGAAATAAAGCGTATTTTTCTAGTATTTCTAAACGAGAGCGATCGCTTTCTGACCAGGTTATCTGTTCTCCCTGAAGCCTTCTCTTAAAGTGATTAAGAAATGCTTCTTTTTCTTGTTTTCTTTGTGCTTCTACTTCTTGTTGGTGTTTTATTTCTTGAACTTGACTCACTGGACGAGGCTCGTAGAGATCACCTTTTTTCTTAAAGTAGATTTTATCTTCTGATAATAAACTATGAGCAGTATAACACAGGTGGGGTGATTGTTCCGAGAATAACAGAGCCGCCATCTCTTCTGGTGTTATCCCTTCTCCATCTTCTACTAGTAATTCCCAAGCTAATTCTAGGTTAGAAGAATCTAGATAGGATTCTACCTCTTCTAAAAATGGGGGTATATCTTCTGATTGATAAGGACCACCTCCTACAGTATATTCTACTCGTTGGGGGCGTAATTTATGGGGGTGACCATTTTGGTCAATTACTATCCAGTCTTTTTTCCCTTCTGGGCGATCTACTACTGCTAGACGACGTTGTCCTTGTAGTCGAAATTCAATGAGGTTTCCCTTTTCCACCTGTTCTGCTTTTCTCTGCTTAGTTTATTACATTTCTATACTATCAAAGCAAAGAAGGGTATTGATTAGACTTTTACCCTTTCTTTTGGCTAAACCACAAGTTTTTTAGCCTTCTGCGTTGATAAACGGTAATAAAGCTAGCATTCTAGCCCTTTTGATGGCTGTGGTTAGATCTCTTTGTTGTTTGGCTGTTAACCCTGTGATTCGACGTGGTAGTATTTTACCGCGTTCGGTGATGAATTTGCGCAATAGTTCTAGATCTTTATAATCTATGGGATCGCTTGGTTTGATTGGAGATAGACGTTTACGAAAATAAGCCATTTTGGAGTAATACTTTATTTGATTTCTTTGTGGACGGTGTGTTTATTACAGTGAGTACAGAATTTTTTTAGTTCTATTCTTCCTGTGGTATTGCGACGATTCTTCATGGTTGTGTAACGAGACACACCGGGCGATCGCTTGTTATTATTACTACGACACTCGGTGCATTCTAGAGTAATAACTATTCGAGCACCTTTTTTGCTTGCCATAAGTTTCTTTTGACTTAATTTTAGTTTATAGACAAACGATCATTATATCACATTCTTTTGGTTAATAGCCCTAATTCTAGTTTAGGGCTATTTCATTAATAGCAGAATTGTTCAGCCTGAGTCATATTAGTAAATCCTGCTTCTCGATAGATCATTGAGGGACATAGGGATGAATCATCTTGATAGGATCGACTACCTCATCAAATTTATCAGAGCTAATAAATCCTAACTTTAGAGCGGCTTCTTTGAGGGTTAAATCATGCTCAAGAGCATAATGGGCTACTTGGGAAGCTTTATCGTAGCCAATAATTGGACTTAGGGCGGTTACTAACATCAAGGATCTTTCAACGAACGCTTGAATTTGCTTTTCGTTGGGTTTCATGCCTGTCACCAAAAAACGTCCAAAATTATTACAGCCATCGGACAAAATGCGGAGAGAATGTAGGATATTATAAATCATTAAGGGTTTATAAACATTCATTTCTAGATAACCGCTTCCTCCACCAAAAGTCACCGCCAAATCGTTAGCCATTACTTGTATCGCAATCATCGTTAATGCTTCGCATTGCGTTGGATTAACTTTCCCAGGCATAATAGAAGATCCTGGTTCGTTGGCGGGAATATCCAGTTCGTGAAAACCACAGCGAGGTCCACAACTGAGCAAACGAATATCATTGGCAATTTTATAAAGGGAGGTAGCAAGAGTTTTCAGAGCTCCACTGAGCATGACTAAAGCATCATGGGAACCCTGCACTGTAAACTTATTGGGAGCAGTTATAAAAGGTAATCCAGTGAGCTCAGCAATGGCGGCCGCGGCTTTTTCAGCAAAATCCGGTGCTGCGTTAAGTCCCGTCCCAACGGCTGTTCCTCCTAAGGCTAAACGATAAACTCCTTTTAGGCTGTCATGCAATCGTTCCAGAGCATCTTCTAATAGTCCCACATAACCGGAAAATTCTTGTCCTAAACTTAACGGGGTCGCATCCTGCATATGAGTACGACCAATTTTAACAATATTTTGCCACTCTTTCGCCTTAGCATCGATTAAATCCCGTAAAGCTGTTACAGAGGGGATTAAGTGTTCTTTCGTGCCTTGGGCTGCCGCAATATACATAGCAGAAGGAAAGGAATCATTAGAAGACTGAGACATATTGACATGATCGTTCGGATGCACAGGGATTTTACTGCCTAACTCGGTTCCGGCTAATTGACAACAGCGGTTAGAAATCACTTCGTTAACGTTCATATTGAACTGAGTTCCGCTACCGGTCATCCAAACGTGCAAAGGGAACATTTCATGGTGTTGACCCGCCAGAATTTCATCACAAACTTGACAAATTAAGTTTTTTTGTTGGTCTGGCAAACGACCATCTTGATGATTGACAATGGCTGCGGCTTTTTTAAGCACCGCGTAGGAAAGAATCATCTCTTTTGGGATTAAGTCGTCTCCAATGCTAAAATGTTCAAGTGAGCGTTGAGTTTGTGCGCCCCATAGTTTGTCTTTCTCCACTTGGACTTCTCCCAAGCTGTCTGTTTCCGTACGAAATTCGCTCATAAGGTTTCTCTCCTAACTACAGTCATAGAATTATCAACAACGCTATACCAGTTTCTGGTACTTCGGCTCGTAAACGTGGCTGCGAATAAATGCTTCAATATCTTGGGGTTGCTCAACTCCTGCCAGACCTCTATCAAACACTAATTTGGCCACTCGAACGGCTGTCTGAATTTCTGTTTCTAATATGTTGGACTGGAGGGGATAGAGCAGTCCTTGTTTTAACTGTTCAGCAGTCACTAAATCAGCTACAGCACGGGCTGCTTCGATAAACATCTCATCTGTGACTCGTTGCGCTTGGGTAGCATAGATGGCCATTCCCACTGCTGGAAAAATATAAAAATTATTGGCTTGGCCTGGTAAAAACGTTTGACCTTGATATTGAACGGGAGCAAATTGAACTCCGGCTGCGTAAAGCGCTTTTCCTTTTGACCAGTTATACGCCTGTTCTGCGGTACATTCAGCATGATCCGTTGGGTTAGAAAGGGCAAAAATGATCGGGCGTTCATTGATCTCAGACATCGCTTCGACAACTTGCTGAGTGAAGGCTTTACCGATGGTGCTTACCCCTATAATCACAGTAGGTTTAATCAGTTTAATTGCCTCGACAAAATCTTTGAGGGGAGGATTGTCATGGGCATAGGGAAGCTGAAAATCCACTAAATCGGTGCGAGTTGACTCTAAAAGTCCGTTTACATCAAACAAGAATATCTGTGATTGAGCATCTTTAAGAGATAATCCTTCTTGTACCATAGTCGAAACAATTAAATTAGCAATGCCAATCCCTGCTGAACCTGCTCCCAAAAACAGAATACGCTGGTCTCTAAACTGTTTGCCCGTAATCTTCATGGCATTAACTAAACCGGCCACGGCAATGCCCGCTGTTCCCTGTACGTCGTCGTTGTAACAACATACCTTATCTCGATAGCGTTCTAACAAATGAACAGCATCTACTCCCGTCCAGTCTTCAAAATGGATACAGCACCTAGGAAACACTTCTTGTACGGCTTCGACAAATTCATCGACAAAGGAAAACAAATCTTCTGTAGAAGGACGGGTCTGACGTAAGCCTAGATAGAGAGGATCATTAAGATAAGTTTCATTATTTGTTCCTGCATCTAAATACATGGGTAGGAGAACTTGTGGAGGCACTCCTGCTGCCGCTGTATAGAGTTGCAACTTGCCAATGGGAATCCCCATGCCATTAGCCCCAAGATCTCCTAATCCTAGAATACGTCCTCCGTCTGTCACGCAAATAAAGCGTACGTCTTTAACTGGCCAGTTGCGCAGAACTTCTTGGACATGACCTCGGCGAGTAATGGATAGATACATCCCTTTTGGTCCGCGAAAAATATGTCCAAATTTGAGACAGGCTTCGCCAATGGTTGGATCATAGACAATGGGCAAAAACCGTGCTGGATCGGACATAATTGTTCGATAAAATAGGGTTTCGTCATGGTCAAGCAAGTTCATTAAATAAATGTAGCGGTCTAAATCAGTTGTTTTATGTCCCAATTGTAACATTACGCGACGCAACTGTAAGTCTTCTGTCTCGGTGACATCCGGAACTAACCCAACTAACCCTAAAGCTTGCCGTTCTGCTTCGGTGAAAGCAGTTGATTTATTGAGGGAGGGGTCATTAAGAAGTTCAATGCTTTTTTTGTTCATGGAGGTTTCGCTGTAACTAATTTTTTAGGCTTACCTTGTGATTTGGATAATATAGCAGTACTTCCCGATGTTTGACATTTTAAAGTTATCAAACCCAGTACTAATCTACTTTTGCTTGAAGGCAAGAATGCCTGAGTTCCTTGCACGTAGAGCTATATTATCATACTTTAATTCGCTTTGGTCACTTTTTTAAGAATATTCTATCCTACATTCCGCACGTCTAATTGTAATAAGCGAGAAAGTAGTCAGGAGGGGTAGTAATTAATACTTAGTGTGCTTTAATTACACTTTAATTCATTTGGCAATCAATATAGAGTTTAGAAAAAATTTTAAGTACTTCTACTGAAAAAACAGGAAAAAACTATGTATTTAAAAAAATATTCAGCACTTCTGAATTGCTGCAATTCTGACTCCTCTTCATACTACTGTTTGAACTGCGTAAAGTGAGTTTTAGGGCATTAGGTCAATAGGTCTGAGTAGTCTTGAGAGGTAAAAAGATTGTAAACACTTCCCCTGTATCTTCCTGTTGACGAATGGTTAATTTACCTCCCATCAGATTAAACAGATTTTTGGTAACGTTCATATTCAACGTAAGACTACCTGTCTCAGGCTGAAACATGAGTAATTCACCTAAAGATTTCAAAGGATTAGCAGGATAATGGGATAATGCTAATAATTCTAATTTGAGTTGATCACCAGCGATCGTCACTTCGACACGAATTTTCCCACCAGTAGCTAAGTCTTTGGTTATTTTTTCCATTAAATTAGTTAAAACTTGTTCTAACATAGCGGGATCTCCCAAAATTATGGGCAGTTTTTGGGGTAAAACAATATCTAAAATTACGTTACGACGTTGGGATTGTTTTTGCCAACGAGGAATGTTTTCTTGAAATAATTTATCTAAACAAATGGGTAATAATTGTAAGGGTGGATTAACTGGTTGTTTTTTAAACTCTGTGGCTTTAAAAATCAAATCCATGCGGTTAATTTGCTCTGTACATTCTTGATCAATCATTTCTAACCGCGCTAATATTTCTGTACTTAATTGTTGGGAACGTTTGAGTAATAACCTAGTTAAAGTGCGAATCGTGGTTAAAGGTGTTCTGATTTCGTGAGTAAAAGCTTGTAATAATTCTATCTCTTTATTAAGGGTATTTACTTGTTGATTATTAGTAGATTTTTGAGGAATAGCTAAATTATCTAATAAGTAACGAGAAAATTTGGTAACTAAACGATAATCAGGGTTAAGGGGTGGGAATTGAGCAATTGTTGACTCTAATAATTCTAAATCGGGATGATTGGTTAATGATAAACGAGTTTTGAGATTATGCCAAATTTCTTCGATTAATTCAGGAACAAAAGAAAAATAAAATTTAGGAAACCCTAAGTTATCTTTACCTAAGACGATCGCTAAACTAAAACTACTCGTTAATAATAAGCCATAACGTTCACTAGTGAGAGGATCTTTGGGGAGTAAAGGTAATTGTAAAATCTCTCTAGAAGCAATTCCTACTGGTATTTCAGTAGCAGAAGGTAATAGTAAAGATGTCAGGGAAAGTTGCTCAAAAGCTTCAGTAGTAAATACTCCTGTTAGTAAGTTATGGTTAGATAATAAGGAAATAGGACTAGATAAGATTATCCCTTGATAAGC carries:
- a CDS encoding RNB domain-containing ribonuclease yields the protein MEKGNLIEFRLQGQRRLAVVDRPEGKKDWIVIDQNGHPHKLRPQRVEYTVGGGPYQSEDIPPFLEEVESYLDSSNLELAWELLVEDGEGITPEEMAALLFSEQSPHLCYTAHSLLSEDKIYFKKKGDLYEPRPVSQVQEIKHQQEVEAQRKQEKEAFLNHFKRRLQGEQITWSESDRSRLEILEKYALFPEQSARNALEILNELEQPTNPEQVVNLLIELGWWSKHENLFLRRSSYPAHFSQKVLSVAQTYLNSPPVDPDQNRLDLTHLKVYTIDDESTQEIDDGLSVEQINSDQYRIWIHIADPTRLLSPGDELDLEARRRSTTLYLPTGMISMFPTELATGPMSLVQGKICPALSFGVVLDDAGAVLDYCIHASLIKPTYRLTYEDVDEMLQLNIAAEPEITNLGASAKKRQQWRTQQGSINILMPESSIKVTTEDEIIIKLLDNSLSRQLVAEMMILAGEVGGRYCQDHNLPVPFRSQPQPELPSEQELIILPPGPVRYCALRRCMPRSEISLNPGRHASLGLNSYIQVTSPIRRYTDLLAHFQLKAYLRGDPLPFSEDKMQEILFSVIDSVKEASSVERQTNRYWSLEFLRRQPEGVWQVLVLRWLREDENLALVMLEDLGIELPHRFEKNVSLGDRLELQVIRVDPYRDEIRFRELTQANV
- the rpsR gene encoding 30S ribosomal protein S18, producing MAYFRKRLSPIKPSDPIDYKDLELLRKFITERGKILPRRITGLTAKQQRDLTTAIKRARMLALLPFINAEG
- the rpmG gene encoding 50S ribosomal protein L33, encoding MASKKGARIVITLECTECRSNNNKRSPGVSRYTTMKNRRNTTGRIELKKFCTHCNKHTVHKEIK
- the fumC gene encoding class II fumarate hydratase, whose translation is MSEFRTETDSLGEVQVEKDKLWGAQTQRSLEHFSIGDDLIPKEMILSYAVLKKAAAIVNHQDGRLPDQQKNLICQVCDEILAGQHHEMFPLHVWMTGSGTQFNMNVNEVISNRCCQLAGTELGSKIPVHPNDHVNMSQSSNDSFPSAMYIAAAQGTKEHLIPSVTALRDLIDAKAKEWQNIVKIGRTHMQDATPLSLGQEFSGYVGLLEDALERLHDSLKGVYRLALGGTAVGTGLNAAPDFAEKAAAAIAELTGLPFITAPNKFTVQGSHDALVMLSGALKTLATSLYKIANDIRLLSCGPRCGFHELDIPANEPGSSIMPGKVNPTQCEALTMIAIQVMANDLAVTFGGGSGYLEMNVYKPLMIYNILHSLRILSDGCNNFGRFLVTGMKPNEKQIQAFVERSLMLVTALSPIIGYDKASQVAHYALEHDLTLKEAALKLGFISSDKFDEVVDPIKMIHPYVPQ
- a CDS encoding NAD-dependent malic enzyme, translating into MNKKSIELLNDPSLNKSTAFTEAERQALGLVGLVPDVTETEDLQLRRVMLQLGHKTTDLDRYIYLMNLLDHDETLFYRTIMSDPARFLPIVYDPTIGEACLKFGHIFRGPKGMYLSITRRGHVQEVLRNWPVKDVRFICVTDGGRILGLGDLGANGMGIPIGKLQLYTAAAGVPPQVLLPMYLDAGTNNETYLNDPLYLGLRQTRPSTEDLFSFVDEFVEAVQEVFPRCCIHFEDWTGVDAVHLLERYRDKVCCYNDDVQGTAGIAVAGLVNAMKITGKQFRDQRILFLGAGSAGIGIANLIVSTMVQEGLSLKDAQSQIFLFDVNGLLESTRTDLVDFQLPYAHDNPPLKDFVEAIKLIKPTVIIGVSTIGKAFTQQVVEAMSEINERPIIFALSNPTDHAECTAEQAYNWSKGKALYAAGVQFAPVQYQGQTFLPGQANNFYIFPAVGMAIYATQAQRVTDEMFIEAARAVADLVTAEQLKQGLLYPLQSNILETEIQTAVRVAKLVFDRGLAGVEQPQDIEAFIRSHVYEPKYQKLV
- a CDS encoding sensor histidine kinase gives rise to the protein MVVKHWSLPTLSDLFYRYECQQTAPKNQPLVKVNPKTASQQYHQALTQAEQEWFAAIAAMEALLENVLIEDTEAYQGIILSSPISLLSNHNLLTGVFTTEAFEQLSLTSLLLPSATEIPVGIASREILQLPLLPKDPLTSERYGLLLTSSFSLAIVLGKDNLGFPKFYFSFVPELIEEIWHNLKTRLSLTNHPDLELLESTIAQFPPLNPDYRLVTKFSRYLLDNLAIPQKSTNNQQVNTLNKEIELLQAFTHEIRTPLTTIRTLTRLLLKRSQQLSTEILARLEMIDQECTEQINRMDLIFKATEFKKQPVNPPLQLLPICLDKLFQENIPRWQKQSQRRNVILDIVLPQKLPIILGDPAMLEQVLTNLMEKITKDLATGGKIRVEVTIAGDQLKLELLALSHYPANPLKSLGELLMFQPETGSLTLNMNVTKNLFNLMGGKLTIRQQEDTGEVFTIFLPLKTTQTY